In Anolis carolinensis isolate JA03-04 chromosome 4, rAnoCar3.1.pri, whole genome shotgun sequence, the genomic window ccactcatctatccatccactcacccactaataataaacacctacacaggcaagaatcagccatgcactgagtctacaaggccattcagtgctcatccacctacccaatccctacattcacacttggcctccaaaaaaacaattacaataataacaatgacaacaacaacaataagaatctacaccatcacaggcaagaagcagccaggcactgaggctgagaggccagtcagtgctacactgggcctccaaaaaacaatacagtagcatctaacttatccagccttcatgaccacaataacaacaacaataataaacacctacacaggcaaaacaaaaaaaagactattgtaccacaataagatgtaaaccgcactcagcagaatcagacatcacaattaacaacaaaccaaagacaacagggatctcaagcaattatcaatcaacacaaaaattgaagaaggtaacagacttcaaatactactactaatgtgagtataaagaagggtggaggtcacagcataaatacaacctaatgtagactgaccaacaccaccagactaagccacagcaacgcgtggccgggcacagctagtactattatataatactagctgtgcccggccacacgttgctgtggcgttgtctggtggtgttggtgagaaattgttgaagtagtggtggtattgaatgtctgttgtatggttgtctttatgtttagtatgcatttggttgtttgtgtactgtgaacgtggtgagggtagagggtgTCTATGTCCCTGAGtagtattatatagtatttatatgttgtccatgtgttgtgaatgcttggattgtgtcctgctgcatagtagaaagggttggatggcccttaggggtctctccaaactcttgtgcctgtcccctgggctgagtaggtttctaggagaccaggtgggtggaacttagccttaggactttatttttcttttctttttgttgtatcaacctagaggcatggatgatgggttgtgttgtcaaatttcgaggttggggggcctgtagttttgttgttttgtccgctgccctgatgccatcactcttttatatatatagatgtaatatataacatataattaatattattatatggtattactattagtattatattgtataacgtaagattattaccaatattatatgtatctacaatatattatattattaaactgatctaaaaatattatattataaaactgagggtgggggccaggtaaatgaccttggagggctgcatccggcccccgggccttagtttggggacccctggtctaggtgaTAAAGGGCAGTTGGTTTCCTGAGACAGCACTGgtgttttcccctctctgtggaatgacattTCTTCAGAGTATATTCTGCTCACCTGTTTTCTCAACCCAGGTAAAGCAGCTGGCCCTGGCCTTTAATAAGATTACTCACGagtcataccaaaatccataatctAGTGGTGGGCATGATTTTGGCCCCCTAAACCTGTCCTCAGTTTATACATGAGACCAATTTACACAAGTACATATGGTAACTCAACAAATAAAATGTCACAAAACCTATCTTTACCATCTTTTAATTTCAACTTCCCCTTCTTCAGAATGATGATGGAACTTACACAGGTTTCATCAAAGTACACTTGAAACTTCGCCGGCCGGTGACAGTCCCAGCAGGAATCCGGCCACAGTCCATCTATGATGCCCTCAAGGAGGTCAACTTGGCCAACATGACAGAGAAGAGAACATCCTTCTACCTGCCGCTGGATGCCATCAAGCAACTTCATATCAGCAGCACCACCACTGTGAGTGAAGTAATCCAGGGACTTCTGAAGAAATTTATGGTGGTTGACAACCCACAGAAGTTTGCACTTTTCAAACAAATGCAGAAAGATGGCCAAGGTGAGATAATATTCTTTCTTAAAGCAATAATTGTGTGATGTTGCTATGCAAACAATTGTGTGTTACCAGGCTGGCTTCTTGAGCAGACTAGCCCTTTATTGTTCCATTTTTTTCAGACTGGGTGATGCTGTTGTGAATGCAATTGTAAAGTCTGTATGTTCCATTTGTGTTTGGAATCCTTAAGTAGAATATGCCTCAGAAACTGTAGTATTTTAAGATAAAACTATAACTATTGCAGAATCTTTACTGAAACCCTGTTAGGAATGAGAGATTGAAGTGGGCTTGCTAAACAATGAGATCCAAATCTACTTTGAGATTCTGTGTTGGAACTTTGAGTGGAGTTAAGAATTTTCTGGGATAGTATATGAGTTTCTTAAATTGCAAACCAGTATAGGAGGATTTTCATCAGGTTACATTTTGGATGTAAATATGTCccaaaatgcaaacattttgaGTCAAGCGATTTTGCAGTTTCAGTCCTATGTATTTCAAAGTCAGCCCACTTGTTTGGAGATTCTATTATATTGAAAGCATATCCAACACCTTCTTCTGTCTAAGAAAATCTTGAAAAATCAACACAGTGCTTCCTGCCCATGCCTATAGTTTGCCAGTGTGCAAATTCCTAACTTCTGCAACTAATTCCCACACTTTGCCACCTTGGTCTGTTCATTACCTTTCCATGTAGGATGTCTTAGCTCAGTGGCAGAGCACATGGCAAAAGATCTCAGGTTCTATAGCAAGCACCCGCAGTTGCGGACGTCAACAGGACCTTATGCAGATTTTCACCTTCAGTTCAAgagaatttaaaacaatttttaaacgATTCACAACCAGTCATTTCTTTATGAGTAGGAAAGAAGTCCAACTGAAAACAGCAGTAGCCATCTTTTGCACTTCATGAGACTGCATAGGAGGACGAACCTTCTAATATGGGCAAATGTGAAAGGGCTTTTTATGAGACCAAGAATAACCTTCTTTTTAAGACCCCAGAGTGATTCTCTTTTTCACCTTCCACAGTTCTCTCTCAGAAACTCCCTGTAACAGAATATCCTTTGTACCTCCGGCTGCTAGCAGGTCCTGACACAGACATTCTGAGTTTTGTGTTGAAAGAAAATGAAACTGGGGAAGTTGAGGTATGTCTGGAAGCTACTTTGTTTTTGAACCTGCACAAACATGCTACACTTTCAGAAAGCACATACTCACATTAAATAAGCAGCGATCTGCAACCACATGAGCAGAATGAGTGGGTGGAAAAAGTAAACTTCCTGTCTGTATAATACCAGATTGTTACTATAAGGACCCTTAGATACTAGCATTCTAGATGAGGAAGAGCACTGAAGCAAAGCTTCCTTGAAATTAGAACATTTCAGAACACATGCAACCTTCCCTTTATTATTTGAAAATTAGGTGGTAGAAATGTAGAAATGCCCTTCTGCAGAGATCATACTCATTATCAGAGATGTAGCCTAGGGtgcccctcttccttctcctgggATGTAAGGAGTCTTTGTTTTTGATTACTACCTCCTCTGCAAACCCATAAGTTAGCTCCTACATTGCTGTAAAGCAGAGATAGGCAGCTATGTGGGGGCCAAAGATCAATTAAACCAGCTATAGTTTTCCAAGCAAGCCCAAGTACATTTGTTTTTCTCTGCAGATCTTCTCAAAATGGTGATGGGAAGTGATGGTTGCCATTTTGAGTGattgcagaaaaaaatggaggTATGGGTAATATGGGGTTCTGGAGAGCTGGTGCACATGGGGTGGGGTATTTTCACAGGTTTTTGTGCATTTGGGGAGCTTTCTGAATGATTTTAATGTCAAAATTGCTTTAAAAGCATGCCAATTGGTTTTTGAAGACTGGTGGTAAGTTTCAGGGCCAAAAAAGTACAGTCCAGTGCCTGCACTTTGCTCACCTTTCGTTATGGAAGATGAGAAGGGTGAATAGAAAACAACTCTGATTCTCTTCTGGGAAGTGTCTGAGTGGATTAATTCAGACCTCTTCTAAGTCTGAATCAATTCACTCGAGGCACTTTGGAGGCTTGAAAGCAATCGTGCAATGGGTTGTGTTTTCTCTGATTGCATGAGAGGGCTTCCCAATGCTGCCCAGTTCTTGCACAAGGACACAAAGAGACCTCTTATATTTGACTTGGTTAGTAGACAACTAATAGGACATTGCACAAAGAAAGAAGCCAAGTTATTGGTGCCTTTTGGGTAACTGATTGCATGACTGTGAAGGGCAGCATAACTAAGGTGGCTTATTATTATGTTGTGCTTAAAAGTATCTTGCCCCAAATCTGTGGCTCATTGAAGTGCAGTCACTTTTGAATCTAGacgaacttatttatttatttaaaacatttatattccacccttctcaccccaaagggtactTAGGGCGaatcacaacatatatatggtaaTCATTCactgccagaacataaaataaaccataaatatgcataaacattaaaatcagttatcttcataataaaaccattatttaaaaccatcacaagtcagccatACTGTATCCAGTCAGCAGGGTGGAATTTCCTATTGCTAccattattgcactgccccaaaggcttggtcccacagccaggtttttactatctttctaaaggacaagaggggggagggggctgatctaatctcaccagggaggaagttccatagtCACGATTATAGATGTAATCTTCCAATTGGAATGATTCTGGGATCGTCTCCTGGATATAGTGGAGTGACATTGAAAAAACGAATAAGGATGTATTACTGAGAGAAAACCTGCAGAAATTCAATTGATAAATTATGTCTAACATCTATAGCCAGAATAGGAACTGTACAACCCCCTCCCAGCACTCTTTCCTATTTATCCCAGGTCCCTAGAAGGTAGCAGATTTCCCAGACTCCCTCCCCCAAAACTGttaacatttttgaaaataattctgCAATGGCCACAAACACGTTTCATCACACAATAGACACTGCTGGATATAACTTTCACCCTCATCTTTAGGGTGCCAGAATTGGTAAAATCCatcttcctcacataatagttgcactcaCCCACACCCCTGCCTCTTGGAGCTACCAGGTTCCCCAGCCGAGGGATGTCCCGTAGCTTCGAGGGGCAGGTATGGAGGTGGGTCAAGATTCAGTTATCCTTGCACCTGCTGCCGAGAACCACAAGGCCTCCTTTGGCTGCTGCCAGCCACAGAAGACCTTGTAGTTCTGAGGGTAGCTTTGTAGCTACAAGGTTTTCCTCGGCTGGCAGCTGAAGGAATCTCCATAGCTGCAAAAAGTTTTTTAACCATGTAATAGTTGCCGCCACTTAATGGTTGCACCCCCATTTCTCCCAAAGTGGTGTGTGACTATTACAcagtgaaatacagtatttttctCAGGCATCAGGAGTGGTGACCTAGatttaacacacatacacacaccctgaAAACCTGTCATGAAACCTAAATATGACTTCTGGTCACAATTTGTGTACGTTACTCCAACTGAAAATGGGCCTCGGTGTTTACCATTGATTTGTATTGTCATATGCTTAGAAAAGTATATAGATGAGATGTACACCTTCAGTTAGATGTTGTTCTATAGCTTTCATAGCTACATGAAAACATCACATAAGTGTAACAGTCTGAATGTGTGCCAAACTAaagtttctcttttctttccccctttccttagTGGGATGACTTCTCTATTCCAGAGCTACAGAATTTCCTAGTAATacttgaaagagaagaaaaagaaaaaatccagCAAGTGCAGAAGAAGTATGACAAGTTTAAACAAAGGCTGCAGGAAGCTTTGAAAGAAGCTAATGAGAAGCCTGGATAACCAAGTTTGGTAATGTGGCTAGTGATGAactaaaaattaatatatatacatatactagtatatttaaaaacaaaatgaaaataacacCCAACCAAGACTTTTCTTCTCAGGACACTTTTTTGATTTGGCAGCAGTCCAAGACATGCTTAGAATTGGTTTTACGAAATGGGAAAGGATGTCCCTGTCCACTGGCCCTCCAGACACCAAAAATCGAATGCTATATCTCCTTCTAAGGCGGTCAACCTGAATGACATGTCCAGGAAATGTTACAATAAATGTTGAATGTGCAAGGAATTGGTTTGCATATGATACAAATGCTAAGGGCCAGCCCCAATCTACTATCTTCCTTTTCCCACATCCCAATACCTCACCTGCTGGATTTGTGTGTACGTGTGGCAGAAGTGCAATGAATGTGCGCTCTTGTGGTAACTTCATCACAAGAGCTACTAAAAGGTCTACATCAGCCCATGAAGTATTACTGCTCTGATACATATGGACACTGTGGGCTCTACAGTGTAGAGGATGCCAAATAGACTGTTGCGCCATATGAAGAGAAcagatgccaaggaagctgtagaTGTACAGCAGATCTTGATGGTGCTAGAGTGTGTTGGCCTTGAGttattctttctgttttctcagggGAAAGGGGGCATCTTTTTTGCGGGTGTGTTTGAGTTGTCTTCTTGATCATGCCCCCCAGCCtaatattttaaacatattcCTAAGTTTGGAAGCAGTTCTTCTTATGCAGCCAGAACAGGGACCAGTATCGAAAAATCTGAGAACTGACTTTGGGACTTGCCCCTCAGTACATTCAAGATGTTAGTCACCAAACAGCTTGAAAGTTATACCAAGACCTTGAAGGAAACTGGAAATGATATTAAGTTGATCCAGTTATAGGCTCACAAATATTAATAGTAGATGAACTAAAAAATCTGCAACTGCCCAGTCTGTTTGCAATCTCCCTCCCCGATGTTAGACTTTCAACCTGCAAACTACAATATTTGTTTTAGTAGTTCTGCTAAAGCAGGAGTGAGAAACCTGTGACCCTCCCAAGTCTTGTTAGACTCCAGATATCAGCAAATTGATTAGGGACAATGACATTTGTGGCAGAGGTAGGAAAGAGCACAGGTCCTGCCCGCTTCTGTGCAACACCAAACTAAAGTGTTCAGTAAAGGAGAATCTGTGCAAGTCATCAATATAACATGTGATAATTCTGCTTGTGGGGGACATTCCTCTGTCTTCAGTGGTGTCATTGGGCCCTTCTATTTAGATGAAGATTTAAAAAGTAATGTGACAATACAGCAGGAGTTAGAAGACATGGGCAGACCAGTTAAGTGTCAATCAATGCTGGAAAACTTACTTAGAGCTCCTTATGTTTTGCACAGAGCTTTCTGCTCGTAACTCTTTTCATCTTAACTTGGAGGCAGACTTGGATATTCTTCAGCTATTGCTGCAGTTGTGGAAGTGGCTGGCACTGCCCTTATCATTCTGTCAGGTAGACAGACACTCAACAGCGAAATAGCTCTATTATGACTGCAGCTATAGCTGCCATTTCCAGGCAAGCTGCTGACAGCTTGCTTGCTGTCAAATTAGGACAGAAAGAAATCTTATTTTCCCGCTTACCTCTAAAAAGTGTCTTACAGAATCAAGAAAATGCTTTCACACATTCTAATGCCCCCCGGGGTATTtcagtttaatttatttttaaaaaccactctGTTTGGGGCTAATTTCAAAATGTGTGCTGGCAAGCCAAACAAGTGTGTGGGAAGTCTCTTGGTAGCAACTGTCATTAGAAAACCCAAGAGGTACAATTAGAAAAACCCCTAACAATTTTCCCTATTTTTCCCTTGGTTTAAAACCGGAATTGTAACCTGCCCAATAACTTTGCCtgtatactgttttatttttgttgagcCTCTTTAACTCATAAAGTCAGAAAGCTGAGCCAGAACTTGTGGCATTTGTAGCAGATACCTTAAACCAAAGCTTTCTTGGACTAGGTAAAGAGACAAAAGGTTCATTTCTTTCTATGGGAAAACTGGAGAAGCAGTACCTTGCAGTGGTAAAATAGCACAAGGGGAGCATGGAGCATTTAGAAAGAAGCACCTGTGAAATGCTGAACCAAGAAGGAAAGGCACTTCTCAATCACTGTGGAAATACGTGGCTGTGCACACTGAGGAGGGAGCCCAGTTCCTTCGATAGTTGTACTACTAAGATTGAGAaccaaaaaacccaacaacatccCAGACTTGAAGGCAGTATCGGTATGCTATTGATATCTTCTACCTAGGAATGTTgcatatttaatttttgttttctcttttatgCTTAATGGAGAAAAATTCTCACTCTTGTTTTTCAGTGACTGGCACTCTTCATCTTCCTGCTCTCCCCATCCCTCAAATATTTAGGACATTTTTATAGAAGGCATGGCTTTTTATGCAATTTATGTAAGTGCTGCTGACTAAGCCTCCTGCAAAATATGTGGGTGtggtttcttttttcctctttttttacaAGATTATATATCTATGGGccattaagaaataaataataattatgaaGCTCAGATGGTGAAAGAAAGCTGAGCCACTTGATTTGTGGCAGAGCAGAAGCCTTAGATAAGAGTTAGTGGAGGCCCCAACTTGCGACGCGCAGACTACTGCTGGCAGTGCCTTTGTTTAGTGCAGGTGTGGCCCAAATGCACACCTCAAAATGTTGTTGGGCTCCAGTTCTTGTAGACCTTTGGCAGCATAGCCAGTGGCAAAGGATTCTGGGAGAGATAGTCCAAAAAAAATCTGGAGGGCCACCCTTTGCTCAACCATAGTTTAATATGTTGTGTTGCCTGCATCTGTATGTGTATAATACATCTTTTTTGCTTTTTCAGTGGTCCATTGTAAAACATGTACAATCTGTATAGAATGAAAATAGTGGAAGCTTGTGGGAAAGTAAATACATTTTTGCAATGCTGTAATTTATTTTTACTACTGTTTCAGCCCTATGACTGAGAATATGTCACCTTctagcttttttttaaagctccTGACCAATTCGTTCCTGTGATGCAAACTCTGTAAGaagctattaaaaataaacaagtcTTCAATAAAGTTGTTTCAAGAAGTCCATTTGGTTTCATTATTGTTTGCCCTCATGTGGCTCTCCGTGGTATTGTCTTTAAATAATCATGGAATCTTGTCTAAGGCTTCCATCTCAGTGCACACAActggctttaaaaaaacaaacaaacaggcatCCTACTTTTAAATGAACAATGCCTGAATGACTAGTACCATTTGTTCTAGCCGCTGCCATTCCCACTCATAAAAGGAATCGGGCCAGAAGCTTTTGAGCCTGCTTTGCCCCAATGTGAGCAGAAGCATAGTCTTCATTGGCAGACTATGCCTTTTATGTACTTCACATGCTCACTGCCAGTCTCCTGTGTCTTACCTTACAGAGGTACATAGGCAGGTCAGAAGTGCTTAAGAACAGGGAGGACCCCAATAAATGATGTCATTCATACTTCAAAAAAAAGTGCAAAGGGACACTTTTGCCTACTCTGGAAACGCAGGGAAATGTTTAAGGTACATAGAATGTGGGAGCAAGAGCTATTCATGCATTCCTCCTAGTCTTCAATGCCATACAGACCGTGGACAATGGGGTTTTACCTCCAGGAAAAGCTGATTTTCCTAAGACTCTAAATTCCAGGTAATCCTCTCTCCAGATAGAAAAACAGTGTGGAAAATTGATGTTCTTAACATTCTTACCTTTTACCACATTTTGCAGAAGTTTGCAGTACTCATTAAGTAAATAGATAAGTAGATGAGTTAGCTGGCAGGGAAAAGTTCTTCACTCATTGCCCTGCCTGCCTGTCATTTTGTTCTCTTCCTATTGCCTTTCATGTTATACTACTCTTTTTCTGAGTACATAGCAAGACCCAGAGTTCTccattttgttcttctcctgtgagcatggagagagacaaaTTTTTTTcatagagatagatatagatatagataacggcgttccatgcagacatgccggccacatgaccttgttgtctacggacaacatcggctcttcggcttagaaatggagatgagcaccaacccccagagtcggacacgaccggacttaatgtcaggggaaatctttacctttttttagcTATAGCTAGCTAGGTCCTAACTTTCCTATATAACAGTGTAGTTCTTTCAATAAAGTTTATAAACTTTTAATGCTTGATTCTGTTCCTGTATTGCTGAAGTTCATTCATTCTACTGCTATATGCTAGAAGCTTCTACTCTGCTAAACTTCTGCTGATTtgcattttaaatgctttttccttttttgaaattTCCCcgactcttcccccccccccactggtcCCCCTCGGCTTGCCAAATCATCAGATCACCCATCTTGCCTTGCaagctgtaaagaagtgtgatgttttgatttatggatgacatgtttatttgattttgtttaaacagtcaggtttggctaagtttaaaatggtatgTATTGGAGTTGATAATACAGGAAGGTAACCATCTTAGCATTCTAAGGCAGGTTACcctagcaacgggggcggagccaaccgctgtttgaaggaaaaaggagggaacattttaaaacccagtcagtcagtgagagtctgtaatggtgaaattacagtgaggactgattctcaagtggaggatcatggtggctcaaatgagggaatttgagtcaattctaaaataaggtgacttattttagggagtctgtgattgttagtcacaggagatagactggttccaggattgagggaaaccaggaaagcagacctctggtagagccagactaagcaagttaggtgacttg contains:
- the rassf5 gene encoding ras association domain-containing protein 5 isoform X3 encodes the protein MTVDNSMSSGYCSLDEDLEDCFFTAKTTFFRSSQSKGAAKNVTKTVEELKPKAPTTQELKEKIDNYNSKVNNCLLMKMNDDGTYTGFIKVHLKLRRPVTVPAGIRPQSIYDALKEVNLANMTEKRTSFYLPLDAIKQLHISSTTTVSEVIQGLLKKFMVVDNPQKFALFKQMQKDGQVLSQKLPVTEYPLYLRLLAGPDTDILSFVLKENETGEVEWDDFSIPELQNFLVILEREEKEKIQQVQKKYDKFKQRLQEALKEANEKPG
- the rassf5 gene encoding ras association domain-containing protein 5 isoform X5; translated protein: MENVTKTVEELKPKAPTTQELKEKIDNYNSKVNNCLLMKMNDDGTYTGFIKVHLKLRRPVTVPAGIRPQSIYDALKEVNLANMTEKRTSFYLPLDAIKQLHISSTTTVSEVIQGLLKKFMVVDNPQKFALFKQMQKDGQVLSQKLPVTEYPLYLRLLAGPDTDILSFVLKENETGEVEWDDFSIPELQNFLVILEREEKEKIQQVQKKYDKFKQRLQEALKEANEKPG
- the rassf5 gene encoding ras association domain-containing protein 5 isoform X2 — protein: MTEGKAESAACFGLLTKRIRKLFGHFPKSKSWSEGLHFQLKRSSKEVFLGKDCKYTCHQECRNLIQLDCSQQEGQTRNKPSPENTLTQNYSQNVTKTVEELKPKAPTTQELKEKIDNYNSKVNNCLLMKMNDDGTYTGFIKVHLKLRRPVTVPAGIRPQSIYDALKEVNLANMTEKRTSFYLPLDAIKQLHISSTTTVSEVIQGLLKKFMVVDNPQKFALFKQMQKDGQVLSQKLPVTEYPLYLRLLAGPDTDILSFVLKENETGEVEWDDFSIPELQNFLVILEREEKEKIQQVQKKYDKFKQRLQEALKEANEKPG
- the rassf5 gene encoding ras association domain-containing protein 5 isoform X4, with the protein product MIEVSKIICDEYGRRCFSFSDIPQMFSHFLIFLFKNVTKTVEELKPKAPTTQELKEKIDNYNSKVNNCLLMKMNDDGTYTGFIKVHLKLRRPVTVPAGIRPQSIYDALKEVNLANMTEKRTSFYLPLDAIKQLHISSTTTVSEVIQGLLKKFMVVDNPQKFALFKQMQKDGQVLSQKLPVTEYPLYLRLLAGPDTDILSFVLKENETGEVEWDDFSIPELQNFLVILEREEKEKIQQVQKKYDKFKQRLQEALKEANEKPG